One region of Equus caballus isolate H_3958 breed thoroughbred chromosome 23, TB-T2T, whole genome shotgun sequence genomic DNA includes:
- the DMRTA1 gene encoding doublesex- and mab-3-related transcription factor A1 — MEQAQCGSRDRSGSGRPHLAPGLAAAAPAPLSPAMPVPPGLPVPPTFLRPPSLFLRAAAAAASGNGGCPPAPGLERGVGAVGCGYPRTPKCARCRNHGVVSALKGHKRFCRWRDCACAKCTLIAERQRVMAAQVALRRQQAQEESEARGLQRLLYPGPSGTGARTAGGGGRTENPQGARGPPAVTAMGLGALRQASGLATPAFEVFQPDYTEEKQEQKESKCDSCQSGQEEPVSRSHRLTLGSSPKSNGVIGKQNVKSAIPGNSSKDDNIQSPHRGEQSGGEESPGSLSSSDLESGNESEWAKDFTATRAWLPTVSSRPRDPLDILTKIFPSYRRSRLEVILQFCKGDVVQAIEQVLNGKEHKADTRDLASSGELENTAFQKASSFNLAGIGFGTLGNKSAFSPLQTTSTSFGGDSSLYSLNPRLGISPLRLAYSSPGRGLPGFMSPYLTPGLVPALPFRPALDYAFSGMLRESSYLPSKDSVTGGRLYSRLNHDNL, encoded by the exons ATGGAGCAGGCACAGTGTGGCAGCAGAGACCGCAGCGGCAGCGGCCGACCCCACCTGGCCCCCGGGCTGGCGGCGGCGGCCCCCGCGCCCCTGTCCCCGGCGATGCCGGTGCCCCCGGGGCTACCGGTGCCCCCAACTTTCCTGCGGCCGCCCAGCCTCTTCCTGCgggcagccgccgccgccgcctcgggaAACGGAGGCTGCCCGCCGGCTCCCGGGCTGGAGAGGGGGGTGGGCGCGGTGGGCTGCGGCTACCCGCGGACACCCAAGTGCGCCCGTTGTCGCAACCACGGCGTCGTGTCTGCGCTCAAGGGCCACAAGCGCTTCTGCCGCTGGCGGGACTGCGCGTGTGCCAAGTGCACCCTGATCGCCGAGCGCCAGCGCGTCATGGCCGCCCAGGTGGCGCTGCGCAGGCAGCAGGCCCAGGAGGAGAGCGAGGCCCGGGGGCTGCAGAGGCTCCTGTACCCTGGACCCTCGGGGACGGGGGCTCGGACAGCCGGAGGCGGCGGCAGAACCGAGAATCCCCAGGGCGCGAGAGGCCCCCCGGCGGTGACTGCGATGGGACTGGGGGCCTTGAGACAGGCTAGTGGGCTGGCGACCCCTGCGTTCGAGGTTTTCCAGCCAGATTACACAGAGGAAAAACAAG aaCAAAAAGAGAGTAAATGTGACTCATGCCAGAGTGGACAAGAAGAACCGGTCTCCAGATCGCACCGACTTACCCTGGGATCATCTCCTAAGTCGAATGGTGTCATTGGAAAACAAAACGTCAAGTCAGCTATTCCAGGAAACTCAAGCAAGGATGATAACATCCAGTCTCCTCACCGCGGGGAGCAATCAGGAGGTGAAGAGAGCCCGGGGTCCTTGTCGTCCTCTGATCTGGAATCAGGAAATGAAAGTGAGTGGGCCAAAGACTTCACTGCTACCAGAGCCTGGCTTCCCACAGTGTCCTCAAGACCAAGAGACCCTCTTGATATCCTTACCAAGATTTTCCCAAGTTACAGACGCAGCCGGCTGGAAGTCATTCTACAGTTCTGCAAGGGGGATGTGGTCCAAGCCATTGAACAGGTCCTCAATGGGAAAGAACACAAAGCAGACACCAGGGACCTGGCAAGCTCAGGAGAATTGGAAAATACAGCTTTTCAGAAAGCTTCGAGTTTTAATTTAGCTGGAATTGGTTTTGGAACTCTAGGAAATAAATCAGCTTTCTCCCCTCTTCAAACTACTTCTACTTCTTTTGGAGGTGACTCAAGCCTCTACAGCTTAAATCCTAGACTAGGTATCAGTCCATTACGGCTGGCGTATTCCTCTCCAGGAAGAGGGCTGCCTGGTTTCATGTCTCCCTACCTAACTCCTGGGTTGGTCCCAGCATTGCCTTTTCGGCCAGCTTTGGATTATGCCTTTTCAGGGATGCTTAGAGAGTCTTCCTACCTTCCCAGCAAAGACTCCGTAACTGGTGGCAGACTGTATTCAAGGCTGAATCACGACAACCTGTAA